Proteins encoded by one window of uncultured Methanobrevibacter sp.:
- a CDS encoding uL15m family ribosomal protein: MIRSKRKINKLRGSRSNGGGCTKKRRGAGNKGGRGNAGASKQHWTWTAKFDPDHYGKHGFKRPQKMIKKSNPVNLSYLEEQADNLIESGKASKDGDSIVIDVTELGYDKVLAKGKITKSFVISSPQFSASAIEKIEEMGGEAIEL; the protein is encoded by the coding sequence ATGATTAGATCAAAACGTAAAATTAATAAACTCAGAGGTTCTAGATCCAATGGTGGAGGTTGTACCAAAAAACGTAGAGGTGCAGGTAACAAAGGTGGTAGAGGTAATGCAGGAGCTTCTAAACAACATTGGACTTGGACTGCAAAATTTGACCCAGACCATTATGGTAAACATGGATTCAAAAGACCTCAAAAAATGATTAAAAAATCCAATCCAGTTAATTTAAGTTATTTAGAAGAACAAGCTGATAATTTAATTGAAAGTGGTAAAGCATCTAAAGATGGAGATTCTATTGTTATTGATGTTACTGAATTAGGTTATGATAAAGTTTTAGCTAAAGGTAAAATAACTAAATCATTTGTTATTTCCTCACCTCAGTTCTCTGCTTCAGCTATTGAGAAGATTGAAGAAATGGGAGGAGAAGCTATAGAATTATAG
- a CDS encoding 50S ribosomal protein L30: MFLVIRVRGTTGVIKNIADTLDMLRLNRISHAVLVEDTPSYNGMLQKAKDYITWGEIDADLLAEIIAKRGKFTGNNKVTDEYVAENSDYNNIEELAKGVIAGEVKLMDLDIKPVFRLHPPRKGYEDIRLSVKEGGSLGYRGENIKDLAERML, translated from the coding sequence ATGTTTTTAGTTATAAGAGTTAGAGGAACTACTGGTGTTATTAAAAACATCGCTGATACTTTAGACATGTTAAGACTTAACAGAATTAGCCATGCAGTTTTAGTTGAAGATACTCCAAGTTATAATGGTATGCTTCAAAAAGCTAAGGATTACATTACTTGGGGAGAAATTGACGCAGATCTTTTAGCTGAAATTATTGCTAAAAGAGGTAAATTTACTGGTAACAACAAAGTTACTGATGAATATGTAGCTGAAAATTCTGATTACAACAATATTGAAGAATTAGCTAAAGGCGTAATTGCTGGTGAAGTTAAATTAATGGACTTAGATATTAAACCTGTATTCCGTTTACACCCTCCAAGAAAAGGTTATGAAGACATCCGTCTTTCTGTTAAAGAAGGTGGATCTTTAGGTTACAGGGGAGAAAATATCAAAGATCTTGCAGAAAGAATGCTTTAA
- the rpsE gene encoding 30S ribosomal protein S5, with protein MSFNIDEWEPKTKMGRLVKEGTITDIDEIFEKGLPIMELEIVDALVPDLEEEVMDVNLVQRMHKSGRKVNFRVIVAVGNKNGYVGLGQGKAKEVGPAIRKAVDNAKYNLIKVRRGCGDWGCVCGKEHTVPFKVQGKASSVSVSLMPAPAGVGLVVGDVGKTILNLAGIKDVWSQSFGQTQTTVNFANAVFDALKTLSAVKASEADLKKMGVKY; from the coding sequence ATGAGTTTTAATATAGATGAATGGGAACCTAAAACTAAAATGGGTAGATTAGTTAAAGAAGGAACCATTACAGATATTGATGAAATCTTTGAAAAAGGTCTTCCTATAATGGAATTAGAAATTGTTGATGCTTTAGTTCCAGATTTAGAAGAAGAAGTAATGGATGTTAACTTAGTTCAAAGAATGCACAAATCCGGTAGGAAAGTTAACTTCAGAGTAATTGTTGCTGTAGGTAACAAAAACGGTTATGTTGGATTAGGTCAAGGAAAAGCTAAAGAGGTAGGTCCAGCTATCAGGAAAGCTGTAGACAATGCTAAATACAATCTTATTAAAGTAAGAAGAGGTTGTGGAGATTGGGGTTGTGTTTGTGGTAAAGAACACACAGTACCTTTCAAAGTACAAGGTAAAGCAAGTAGTGTAAGTGTATCTCTTATGCCTGCACCTGCTGGAGTAGGTTTAGTAGTTGGAGATGTTGGAAAAACTATTTTAAATCTTGCGGGTATTAAAGATGTATGGTCCCAATCTTTTGGTCAAACCCAAACTACTGTAAACTTTGCTAATGCTGTATTTGATGCTTTAAAAACTTTAAGTGCAGTTAAAGCTAGTGAAGCTGACCTCAAAAAAATGGGAGTTAAATATTAG
- a CDS encoding 50S ribosomal protein L18 — MAQGSNYKVPFRRRREGKTDYAARMKLVDYDKSRLVVRLSNAHATVQVIDYAPEGDITLASAVSKQLANYGYLGGAGNTSAVYLTGYLCAKRALAKGIDSAILDIGLKSAIKGSKVFAALKGAVDAGLDIPYGDSVLPEESRINGEHVANYAESLDDDEIAKLFSKYLKRGLQPADLPKNFEETKKNIDEAEE, encoded by the coding sequence GTGGCTCAAGGATCAAATTACAAAGTACCATTTAGAAGGAGAAGAGAAGGAAAAACCGATTATGCAGCTAGAATGAAATTAGTTGATTATGACAAATCTCGTTTAGTTGTAAGACTTTCTAATGCTCATGCAACTGTTCAAGTTATTGATTATGCTCCTGAAGGAGATATTACTTTAGCATCTGCTGTAAGTAAACAATTAGCTAATTATGGTTACTTAGGTGGGGCAGGAAATACTTCTGCAGTATATTTAACTGGTTACCTCTGTGCTAAAAGAGCATTAGCTAAAGGTATTGACTCTGCAATTTTAGACATTGGTTTAAAATCTGCTATTAAAGGATCTAAAGTATTCGCAGCTCTTAAAGGTGCTGTAGATGCAGGTTTAGATATTCCTTATGGTGACTCTGTTTTACCAGAAGAATCTCGTATTAATGGAGAACACGTAGCAAACTATGCTGAGTCTTTAGATGATGATGAAATTGCAAAATTATTTTCAAAGTATTTAAAAAGAGGTCTTCAACCAGCAGATTTACCTAAAAACTTTGAAGAAACCAAAAAGAATATCGATGAGGCAGAGGAATAA
- a CDS encoding 50S ribosomal protein L19e codes for MNLTTQKRLAASILKVGLNRVWIDPERMEEVSMAITREGVKQLINDGAIKAKPQKGISSYRSKKLAEQKKKGKRKGRGSVKGAKKARNPKKQEWMTTIRALRKDLKEMRDANEIDATTYRKLYKMAKGGAFRSKSYMKTYARDHDLIK; via the coding sequence ATGAATCTTACAACTCAAAAAAGATTAGCTGCTAGTATACTTAAAGTAGGACTCAATCGTGTATGGATTGATCCTGAAAGGATGGAAGAAGTATCCATGGCAATTACTAGGGAAGGTGTAAAGCAGTTAATAAATGATGGAGCTATTAAAGCAAAACCTCAAAAAGGTATTAGTAGCTACAGATCTAAAAAATTAGCGGAACAAAAGAAAAAAGGAAAAAGGAAAGGTAGAGGTAGTGTAAAAGGAGCTAAAAAAGCTCGTAATCCTAAAAAACAAGAATGGATGACTACAATTAGGGCTTTAAGAAAAGACCTTAAAGAAATGCGTGATGCAAACGAAATTGATGCTACTACATACCGTAAGTTATATAAAATGGCTAAGGGTGGTGCTTTCAGAAGTAAATCTTACATGAAAACATATGCTCGTGACCATGATTTAATTAAATAG